A single window of Aphidius gifuensis isolate YNYX2018 linkage group LG1, ASM1490517v1, whole genome shotgun sequence DNA harbors:
- the LOC122847850 gene encoding MATH and LRR domain-containing protein PFE0570w, giving the protein MGNSKSQINHQPKKQMYIVRIISRTWDRFKKQRQHNESYNDDDRDTEISSKCSECKGCTYQQDSLFFDSDSEMSPNAEDEMLVMKSWEIQHEKERLRPPTYNAEDYAMALRRWGRRPISNIPDFHGTLPSTTSSSSGYVSGSGEMTLRQFTSVSELLNKLRADLRLAFPSFVQEFASSPADGINLLLETLRGVQLIQNTPPSGQNGARIGTRRAALDELGCVECLSACAERCADVPRLLSQAQPGLLALAVCLTSSLNRSRVLALQLLTKVCQTIDGHAAVTEAVSSLRLRYGEGGRFRFLAGSLLAPRAALALRVAGVSFLNAFLTSAPRTQTKLYIQAEACEAGLEPKILEDWLVDIDNDNEQDTLTELLKIEIKKWSNNCVDVDELEKRLEKAEETCLILGNKVTILQNKIKKLKFDKSNNNSHENIEILPTNNIKLKRLSSNIDDEGISSSERSSSPDNICNKNKKIENKIKDNDQETTIDDVIEELRIIVKDAEEEDRVGLINDNDKKKYNSISNNNIIVTRDDDMDYYACVNKNKDNKNNNASTEIIDNDSLKIIVKSANNIEDEIIPAILYPQPPRRALPCLSTILATRNDEFINNSSPVVFNSHDDDDDVDDAEEETLDDGSDSLLSASKLKYNTNKNDCINIEEEKFYYAKNHEETYKKFKNSSNNIVTNGAKKIQVKGKLNDYDKKKSVERSMSHDYISNNNLIYDFNNDNHKIFSRIKKFESLNSFDNTNFNINSNEKHDKSATRQSNEIKKKIRRSESCHQVFNETKNDNLSNKGGSDSGLQYITDYNLQTVMINSKIIDKNNKLSKSLDKIDETMKNNLPIISSIGCDKTIKFSFSDTGGMYLPNTCKSHDKFNIGKNRFNAGKYSGDLLTTNNHGLSKNILSSNSSKRGKVTDVISGLY; this is encoded by the exons atggGAAATTCAAAATCTCAAATTAATCATCAGCCCAAGAAACAAATGTATATTGTACGAATAATAAGCCGTACATGGgatagatttaaaaaacaacgtCAACATAATGAATcttataatgatgatgatcgtGATACAGAAATATCTTCAAAATGCAGTGAGTGCAAAGGATGCACTTATCAACAAGATAGTCTTTTTTTCGACAG TGATTCGGAAATGTCACCAAATGCTGAAGATGAAATGCTCGTCATGAAATCATGGGAAATTCAACatgaaaaa GAAAGACTCAGACCACCAACATATAATGCTGAAGATTATGCAATGGCATTGAGAAGATGGGGAAGACGTCCAATATCAAATATACCTGATTTTCATGGTACATTACCATCAACAACAAGTTCAAGTTCTGGATATGTATCTGGTAGTGGTGAAATGACTCTACGACAATTTACATCTGTCAGTGAATTACTCAACAAACTACGAGCTGATTTAAGACTTGCATTTCCAAG ttTTGTACAAGAGTTTGCATCATCACCAGCTGATGGAATAAATCTTTTATTGGAAACATTACGTGGTGTACAATTGATACAAAATACACCACCATCTGGACAAAATGGAGCGAGAATTGGTACACGACGTGCAGCACTTGATGAACTTGGTTGTGTTGAATGTTTGTCAGCATGTGCTGAAAGATGTGCTGATGTACCAAGACTATTATCACAAGCACAACCTGGTCTTCTTGCTCTTGCTGTTTGTTTAACCAGTAGCTTGAACCGGTCTCGTGTTCTTGCTCTTCAg tTGTTAACAAAAGTATGTCAAACAATTGATGGACATGCAGCAGTTACTGAAGCAGTATCATCATTACGACTTCGTTATGGTGAAGGTGGAAGATTTCGTTTTTTAGCTGGTTCACTTCTTGCTCCACGTGCAGCACTTGCATTAAGAGTTGCTGgtgtatcatttttaaatgcatttttaaCATCAGCACCAAGAACTCAAACAAAACTTTATATTcag gcTGAAGCATGTGAAGCAGGTTTAGAGCCAAAAATACTTGAAGATTGGCttgttgatattgataatgacaATGAACAAGATACACTaactgaattattaaaaattgaaattaaaaaatggtcaaataattgtgttgatgttgatgaactTGAAAAACGTCTTGAAAAAGCTGAAGAAACATGTTTAATACTTGGTAATAAAGTaacaatattacaaaataaaattaaaaaattaaaatttgataaatcaaataataatagccatgaaaatatagaaattttaccaacaaataatattaaattaaaaagattatcatcaaatattgatgatgaaggTATAAGTTCATCTGAAAGATCAAGTAGTCCAGataatatatgtaataaaaataaaaaaattgaaaataaaataaaagataatgaTCAAGAAACAACAATTGATGATGttattgaagaattaagaATAATTGTTAAAGATGCTGAAGAAGAAGATAGAGTTGGactaataaatgataatgataaaaaaaaatataattctattagtaataataatataatagtaaCAAGAGATGATGATATGGATTATTACGCttgtgttaataaaaataaagataataaaaataataatgcttcaactgaaattattgataatgatagtttaaaaataattgttaaaagtgctaataatattgaagatgAAATTATACCAGCGATATTATATCCTCAACCACCTCGACGTGCATTACCatgtttatcaacaatattagcAACAAgaaatgatgaatttataaataattcatcaccAGTTGTATTTAATtctcatgatgatgatgatgatgttgatgatgctgaAGAAGAAACTCTTGATGATGGAAGTGATTCATTATTAAGtgcatcaaaattaaaatataataccaataaaaatgattgtattaatattgaagaagagaaattttattatgccAAAAATCATGAAGagacatataaaaaattt aaaaattcatcgaataatattgttacaaatggagctaaaaaaattcaagttaaaggaaaattaaatgattatgataaaaaaaaatcagttgaaAGATCAATGAGTCATGATTatataagtaataataatttaatttatgattttaataatgataatcataaaatatttagtagaattaaaaaatttgaaagtttaaattcatttgataatacaaattttaatataaattcaaatgaaaaacatgATAAATCAGCAACAAGAcaatcaaatgaaattaaaaaaaaaatacgtagaTCTGAATCATGTCATCAGGTATTTAATGAaactaaaaatgataatttatcaaataaaggTGGAAGTGACAGTGGTTTACAATATATAAcagattataatttacaaacagttatgattaattcaaaaataattgataaaaataataaattatcaaaatcattagataaaattgatgaaacaatg aaaaataatttaccaataatatcatcaattggttgtgataaaacaattaaattttcattcagtGATACTGGTGGTATGTATCTTCCAAATACTTGCAAAtcacatgataaatttaatattggtAAAAATCGTTTTAATGCTGGTAAATATTCTGGtgatttattaacaacaaataatcatggattgagtaaaaatattttatcatcaaattcttCAAAACGTGGAAAAGTTACTGATGTAATATCTGgtttatattaa
- the LOC122860962 gene encoding sodium-coupled monocarboxylate transporter 1-like — MFNETDVNLGHMTLGFVDYLIFILLLGVSLLIGVYFAFFSKQNNTNEYLFGGKTMNYLPIAMSILASHVSGMTLLGVPTEVYYYGSQYTAVIFTTLFTAIITIYIFLPVFYKLQLPSTFRYLEIRFAKPVKLLCSGLYIISLLIYIPIVVYVPALAFSQVTKFSIHALTPIICIVCITYTTMGGLKAVVWTDTIQLSLTFGGLIAILIIGIKKVGGFAEVIRISDEGGRLIFFNTNPDPFQRSSFWAMSVGMTFHFVGHISINQGVIQRFLSVPTQRHAIISMLLMSGGMIFIKLIAVLVGLAIFAYYYNCDPLITNAIKQSDQIFPFYVMDITGNLSGLPGLFLAGLVSSALSTMSCSLNTLSGSIYEDFIDSWIPENENKEEKAANIMKILVVIIGVVSVGLVFVVENLGTIFEMGISMRAVVDGPVLGLFILGIMVPWVKTRGAMIGTFTSLVILSWLGGGTQWYKIQGKLKHNKLPVSVDGCSYPLNETIITQLLFNDDDAPIIYHFSFLYYTLLGLFICIFTAIIGSILLGETELNSIDPNHITPIMQRFLPKKNIYREIPMRIIDDVMGPVDKSIKN; from the exons atgttcAACGAGACTGATGTTAATTTGGGTCACATGACATTAGGATTTGtggattatttaatattcattttacttCTTGGAGTGAGTCTCTTAATCGGTgtatattttgcattttttagtaaacaaaataatacaaatgaatatttatttggtggaaaaacaatgaattatttaccAATTGCAATGAGTATACTAGCAAg tCATGTATCAGGAATGACTCTTCTCGGTGTACCAActgaagtttattattatggaTCACAATATACTGCTGTTATTTTTACAACACTATTTAcagcaataataacaatatatatatttttaccagtATTTTATAAACTTCAATTACCAAGTACATTTCGTTATCTTGAAATAAGATTTGCAAAACCAGTTAAATTACTGTGTTCAggtctttatattatttcgctgcttatatatataccaattGTTGTTTATGTACCAGCTTTAGCATTTTCACAAGTTACTAAATTTAGTATTCATGCGCTTACACCaattatttgtattgtttGTATCACATACACAACAatg ggTGGATTAAAAGCTGTTGTTTGGACTGATACAAtacaattatcattaacatttgGTGGACTTATTGCTATTCTTATTATtggtattaaaaaagttggagGATTTGCTGAAGTTATAAGAATATCTGATGAAGGAGGAagacttatttttttcaa tACAAATCCTGATCCATTTCAACGAAGTTCATTTTGGGCAATGTCGGTGGGTATGACATTTCATTTTGTTGGTCATATTAGTATTAATCAAGGTGTCATTCAAAGATTTCTCTCGGTACCAACTCAAAGACATGCAATAAT ctcTATGTTATTAATGTCAGGtggaatgatttttataaagctAATAGCTGTTCTTGTTGGTCTAGCAATATTtgcatattattataattgtgaTCCTCTTATAACaaat gcAATTAAACAAAGTGATCAAATATTTCCATTTTACGTAATGGATATTACTGGTAATTTATCAGGTTTACCTGGTCTATTTTTAGCTGGTCTAGTTAGTTCAGCATTATCAACAATGAGCTGTAGTTTAAATACACTTTCAGGTAGTATCTATGAGGATTTTATTGATTCTTGGATAcctgaaaatgaaaataaagaagaaaaagcaGCAAATATAATGAAG attcttgttgtaataattggTGTGGTATCAGTTGGTcttgtatttgttgttgaaaatttaggTACAATATTTGAAATGGGTATAAGTATGAGAGCTGTTGTTGATGGACCAGTACTTGGATTATTTATTCTTGGTATTATGGTACCATGGGTTAAAACACGTGGTGCTATGATTGGTACATTTACATCACTTGTTATTTTAAGCTGGCTTGGTGGTGGTACACAGTGGTATAAAATACAaggaaaattaaaacataataaattaccaGTATCTGTTGATGGTTGTTCATATCCATTAAATGAAACAATCataacacaattattattcaatgatgatgatgctccaataatttatcatttttcatttttatattatacacttttgggattatttatttgtatatttactGCTATAATTGGCAGTATTTTATTAGGTGAAACTGAATTAAATAGTATTGATCCAAATCACATTACACCAATCATGCAACG ttttttaccaaaaaaaaatatttatcgtgAAATACCAATGAGAATAATTGATGATGTTATGGGTCCAGTTgataaatctataaaaaattaa
- the LOC122847851 gene encoding uncharacterized protein LOC122847851 encodes MDFLRIIFFTILIFSGIFYVYGIQNDDWNDWSGDECEAAIKETIFQDHTTVVDETSKRLHSTWLSQECEIRAGPEYIIRKYTFYEDGTFLLLRHHYAEESCSVATHTVTAKGVIRLLSTSGFVSGATDAKYHLDHVHILPLTRQVAHKFGQRVNFTCTKQSKWNPFVQQVIFEKTSRRNTNNLWDSLTKSSKKYTTIDCLDSLNINFDELQLVRVQKKPITSEFGLIKKGQIKIELYLGSLPANSQLRKSHRSTSLQPTSLIRSDMISGCFTCGIIMRGTESRPPLLHELVPLPALIGGFWISSSCESNEGGLWTKRQLRIYSGDILWSGRWDYYADSKCKNYRYTILSSGSYVQRAGQQNPHRRMINLSNDKTDNIYPNIEDRNNKNLDYNLKLNERNLHERKSLAKWMSPDLAKKLADTYNDKNNLYDKILPTVEDIEQADESISYEKSTSKVRRSLDLQDESYKHILQNTQPSMAESFAAILRGNQRQESSTVSPSMPTMTTTKKPQFLMIPSGTTELDLHVTESILTIGDLSIAARCGAQITGNEKHGLYAKPLKSWPKNCVKHSIQASSIINLRAKIDVNWNGEYNLVLGSKNDNIWQAPLQKCGNLPEHNPILKLHLKKSLGYRLFAISSGTTFYLSWNCIVILFSCLYLFR; translated from the exons ATGGATTTTTTgaggattattttttttactattttaatattttctg gAATTTTTTATGTCTACGGTATTCAAAATGATGACTGGAATGACTGGAGTGGTGATGAGTGTGAAGCAGCAATAAAAGAAACAATATTTCAAGATCATACAACTGTTGTTGATGAAACATCAAAAAGACTTCACTCAACATGGCTGTCTCAAGA atgTGAAATCAGAGCAGGTCCAGAATATATTATtcgaaaatatacattttatgaaGATggcacatttttattattgagacATCATTATGCTGAAGAATCATGTAGTGTTGCAACTCATACTGTAACAGCAAAAGGTGTTATTCGACTCCTGTCAACATCCGGATTTGTTTCTGGTGCAACAGATGCCAAATATCATCTGGATCATGTTCATATTTTACCACTCACACGACAG GTAGCTCATAAATTTGGACAACGTGTCAATTTTACGTGtacaaaacaatcaaaatgGAATCCATTTGTTCAACAagttattttcgaaaaaacaTCTCGTcgtaatacaaataatttatgggACAGTTTGACGAAATCTTCAAAGAAATATACAACAATTGATTGTTTAGATTcacttaatattaattttgatgaattacaATTAGTAAGAGTTCAAAAAAAGCCAATAACATCTGAATttggattaattaaaaaaggacaaattaaaattgaacttTATCTTGGTAGTTTACCAGCAAATTCACAATTAAGAAAATCACATAGATCAACATCATTACAGCCAACATCATTAATACGTTCTGATatg ataagTGGATGTTTTACATGTGGAATAATAATGAGAGGAACTGAAAGTAGACCTCCACTTCTTCATGAGCTTGTTCCTTTACCAGCACTTATTGGTGGTTTTTGGATAAGTTCAAGCTGTGAAAGTAATGAGGGTGGACTATGGACAAAACGTCAATTACGTATTTATTCCGGTGATATTTTGTGGTCAGGTCGTTGGGATTATTATGCGGAttcaaaatgtaaaaattatcgttatacaatattatcatcTGGTAGTTATGTACAACGTGCTGGACAACAAAATCCACATCGTCGtatgattaatttatcaaatgataaaactgataatatatatccaaatattgaagatagaaataataaaaatttagattataatttaaaattaaatgaacgtAATTTACATGAAAGAAAATCACTTGCAAAATGGATGTCACCTGATTTGGCTAAAAAATTAGCTGATacatataatgataaaaataatttatatgataaaatattaccaACTGTTGAGGATATTGAACAAGCTGATGAATCAATTAGCTATGAAAAATCTACATCAAAAGTACGTCGTAGTCTTGATTTACAAGATGAAAgttataaacatattttacaaaatacacAACCATCAATGGCTGAATCATTTGCTGCAATTTTACGTGGTAATCAACGACAAGAATCATCAACAGTATCACCATCAATGCCAACAatgacaacaacaaaaaaaccacaatttttaatgataccATCAGGAACAACTGAGCTTGATCTTCATGTTACTGAAAGTATATTAACAATTGGTGATCTTTCAATTGCAGCAAGATGTGGTGCACAAATAACTGGTAATGAAAAACATGGTCTTTATGCTAAACCATTAAAATCATGgccaaaaaattgtgttaaaCATTCAATTCAagcatcatcaataattaatcttAGAGCTAAAATTGATGTTAATTGGAATGGAGAATATAATTTAGTATTGGGctcaaaaaatgataatatttggCAAGCACCATTACAAAAGTGTGGAAATTTACCTGAACATAATCCAATTTTGAaacttcatttaaaaaaaagccttGGTTATAGATTATTTGCAATATCAAGTGGaacaacattttatttatcatggaATTGTATTGTCATacttttttcatgtttatatcTATTTAGATAa